A DNA window from Luteolibacter luteus contains the following coding sequences:
- a CDS encoding ABC transporter permease, protein MLPFNYAVRNLFRSKSRLLQTIGGSALVVLLVMAAVAINAGMKRVLSASGSPHNVIFVGAGSEESIQRSEVAETAAGIAEAAVPGINETLGVRAVSNEIHYMNFVDLEGGIRKQAMFRGVTGQALRVHPEVRVTEGSFPAAGQVMVGRLAWRKLGIGENALKPGKTIVLDGQKLTISGSFAAPGTVLESEIWATLGDLRVLAKRDTVSCVVLRLDNPEDFSEADLFAKQRLDLELSALRESDYYARLSTFFKPLRAMTWITAGLIAAGALFGGINTLYAAFASRVREMATLQAIGFGRGSLLASLIQESTLACLTGALLASVIAVLLLDGRTIPFSIGAFTLEISPAVAITGVLTGLLLGLIGALPPAIRCLKPALPTALRSS, encoded by the coding sequence ATGCTGCCTTTCAACTATGCGGTGCGGAACCTCTTCCGCTCAAAATCTCGGCTGCTTCAGACCATCGGGGGCAGTGCCCTGGTGGTGCTGCTGGTCATGGCCGCGGTGGCCATCAATGCGGGGATGAAACGCGTGCTCTCCGCCTCCGGTTCGCCGCACAATGTCATCTTCGTCGGCGCGGGGTCGGAGGAGAGCATCCAGCGCAGCGAGGTCGCAGAGACCGCCGCAGGGATCGCCGAAGCGGCGGTGCCGGGCATCAATGAGACCCTCGGTGTTCGCGCCGTCTCCAACGAGATCCACTACATGAACTTCGTCGATCTCGAGGGAGGCATCCGCAAGCAAGCAATGTTCCGCGGAGTCACGGGGCAGGCCCTGAGGGTTCACCCCGAGGTCCGGGTGACCGAGGGCAGTTTCCCTGCCGCCGGGCAGGTGATGGTTGGCCGGCTTGCATGGCGGAAGCTGGGCATCGGCGAGAACGCCCTGAAGCCCGGAAAGACCATCGTGCTGGATGGCCAAAAGCTGACGATATCCGGCAGCTTTGCAGCCCCCGGCACGGTGCTTGAATCGGAAATCTGGGCCACGCTCGGCGATCTCCGGGTTCTCGCGAAACGTGACACCGTGTCCTGCGTGGTGCTGCGGCTCGACAATCCCGAGGACTTTTCCGAAGCCGATCTTTTCGCCAAGCAGCGCCTCGATCTGGAACTCAGCGCTCTGCGGGAAAGCGACTACTACGCGCGACTTAGCACCTTCTTCAAGCCGCTGCGCGCGATGACCTGGATCACCGCGGGCCTCATCGCTGCCGGAGCGCTCTTCGGCGGGATCAATACGCTCTACGCGGCTTTCGCCTCACGGGTCAGGGAAATGGCGACACTTCAGGCGATCGGCTTCGGCCGTGGCTCGCTGCTCGCCAGCTTGATTCAGGAAAGTACCCTCGCCTGCCTGACCGGCGCTTTGCTCGCCTCGGTGATTGCAGTGCTGCTGCTGGATGGCCGCACCATTCCTTTCTCGATCGGTGCCTTCACCCTCGAGATCAGCCCGGCAGTCGCCATCACTGGCGTTCTCACGGGCCTGCTCCTCGGCTTGATCGGTGCGCTTCCGCCGGCGATCCGCTGCCTGAAGCCCGCCCTTCCCACTGCTCTTCGATCTTCTTGA
- a CDS encoding ABC transporter permease, whose product MNWILNLLKLSWTQLVRHKVRSLLTVLGVASGMFLYTAVETLQRSLAKATEASAADTTLVVYRQNRFCPSASRLPEHYADEIRQIDGVREVIPVQIVVNNCGASLDVITFRGVPDDQFAKFAPEIQIIDGSMAEWQKRGDGALVGEVFANRRGLKPGDRFDGAGVTVTVSGILRSPFPQDNNVAYVKLPFLQQASKAGLGVVTQFNVRVNSSKDLAPVAKAIDERFHSDQQPTDTRPEKAFFAETAGELIQIIGFTRWLGVGAVLAVTALVANALLLVVRGRVKENAVLRTLGYPGRAIACLVVGEGGMLGLIGGIAGVGLSAAFLRWQSFTMGNEGQTLAIQPDTTVISTGILSALILGVLASLWPAFQAMTQPIVKNLRG is encoded by the coding sequence ATGAACTGGATCCTGAATCTGCTGAAGCTCTCCTGGACGCAGCTGGTGCGTCACAAGGTGCGTTCACTTCTGACAGTGCTGGGCGTGGCCTCGGGCATGTTCCTCTACACCGCGGTGGAAACCCTTCAGCGTTCACTTGCCAAGGCGACCGAAGCGAGCGCCGCGGACACGACGCTGGTGGTCTATCGCCAGAACCGCTTTTGCCCTTCGGCGAGCCGCTTGCCCGAGCACTATGCCGACGAGATCCGGCAGATTGACGGCGTTCGCGAGGTGATCCCGGTGCAGATCGTCGTGAACAACTGCGGTGCGTCGCTAGACGTGATCACCTTCCGTGGTGTGCCTGACGACCAGTTCGCCAAGTTCGCGCCGGAGATCCAGATCATCGATGGAAGCATGGCGGAATGGCAGAAGCGCGGGGATGGAGCCTTGGTAGGCGAGGTCTTCGCCAATCGGCGTGGCTTGAAGCCTGGAGATCGCTTCGATGGAGCCGGTGTGACCGTCACGGTCTCGGGGATCCTGCGCTCCCCTTTCCCGCAGGATAACAACGTCGCGTATGTGAAGCTGCCTTTCCTGCAACAGGCATCGAAGGCGGGCCTCGGTGTAGTCACGCAGTTCAATGTCAGGGTGAATTCGTCAAAAGATCTCGCCCCCGTGGCCAAGGCGATCGATGAGCGTTTCCACTCCGATCAGCAGCCGACCGACACGAGACCCGAGAAAGCTTTCTTCGCGGAGACCGCCGGGGAACTCATCCAGATCATCGGCTTCACCCGTTGGCTCGGCGTCGGCGCCGTGCTTGCAGTGACCGCATTGGTGGCGAATGCGCTGCTACTGGTCGTGCGCGGTCGCGTGAAAGAAAATGCGGTGCTCCGCACCCTCGGCTACCCGGGACGAGCCATCGCCTGTCTGGTGGTAGGTGAAGGCGGCATGCTCGGGCTGATCGGCGGGATTGCCGGTGTGGGTCTCTCCGCCGCGTTTCTCCGCTGGCAGAGCTTCACGATGGGGAACGAGGGACAAACGCTGGCGATCCAGCCGGACACTACCGTGATTTCCACCGGCATCCTCTCGGCCCTCATCTTGGGTGTCCTTGCGTCGCTGTGGCCTGCTTTCCAAGCGATGACCCAGCCAATCGTTAAAAACCTCCGAGGCTGA